One stretch of Roseimicrobium sp. ORNL1 DNA includes these proteins:
- a CDS encoding tetratricopeptide repeat protein: MRCHLIALVAFASMRFTAHGQDASAVVQQGHVALSRKAYSEAIQNFTTALSLGLTKEVQCTVRTQRGLAYLAREEWEHAIRDFNLVLAEKPKSLDALGGRGMAYTELHQAEKAIADLDTAIALNNKLALLYRHRAEAYQTKGDLAKAMKDADESIRLEPGEAKGYITRAAIHLASGSLDNMLADFDKAMEINPEVAEVEMEEGAGSATAVRKLLTGYKAQKEKKMTEAIAAYDEALMGDLAPRMKSMVLCNRALASYELGGWTECMADATAALKADPSNVEALGARAMALEKLGRKDEALRDYTDALDLQPNHVSIRNNRGNVYRETGRLNEALEDYAVALRGNPKNVPSLNGRVDVYRRKGDHEAALKASEEALRAAGPQASIYNFRGLVYRDMKQADKELADMSEAVRLDPANLTYLRNRGLAYESKKEWDKALRDLDEAIRLKPDDAEGYLLRGAVYENKGQLETALRDREMAVKLAPKSAAAYTGRGATNLKLKQWDPALADFSKALELNPDSAHAHTGRAAAYHGKGDVKNATASLDEAIRLQPSHAGNQKNRAIMHANMAEWAPAIAGFSKAVQLNPNDLDGQLWLVRLLSASPDNAARDGRKAVELGTKLCEKLQWNSESVDVLAAAYAETGDFANAVKYAKQALASGTAASPEHKTRMEQRLKLYEAGQPYRIVP, from the coding sequence ATGCGCTGCCACTTGATTGCCCTGGTTGCCTTCGCATCCATGCGCTTCACGGCCCATGGTCAGGATGCATCCGCCGTGGTGCAACAGGGCCATGTAGCGCTGTCGCGCAAGGCGTACTCGGAAGCCATCCAAAACTTCACCACGGCGCTGTCTCTCGGGCTCACGAAGGAGGTGCAGTGCACGGTGCGCACCCAGCGCGGACTCGCCTACCTGGCGAGGGAGGAATGGGAGCACGCCATTCGTGATTTCAACCTCGTGCTCGCCGAGAAGCCGAAGTCCCTCGACGCCCTGGGTGGACGGGGCATGGCGTACACTGAATTGCACCAGGCGGAGAAAGCCATCGCCGATCTGGATACGGCCATTGCGCTGAACAACAAGCTGGCCCTGCTGTACCGCCACCGTGCGGAAGCCTACCAGACCAAAGGTGATCTCGCCAAGGCCATGAAGGACGCGGACGAGAGCATTCGCCTCGAACCCGGCGAGGCAAAGGGGTACATCACGCGCGCCGCCATCCATCTGGCCTCGGGCTCGCTCGACAACATGCTGGCGGACTTCGACAAGGCGATGGAGATCAACCCCGAGGTGGCGGAAGTGGAAATGGAAGAAGGCGCGGGCAGCGCGACGGCGGTGAGAAAACTCCTGACCGGCTACAAGGCCCAGAAGGAGAAAAAAATGACGGAGGCCATCGCCGCCTATGATGAAGCACTGATGGGCGACCTGGCTCCACGGATGAAGTCCATGGTGCTGTGCAATCGAGCGCTGGCCAGCTATGAGTTGGGAGGGTGGACGGAATGCATGGCAGACGCCACGGCAGCACTGAAGGCGGATCCATCCAATGTGGAAGCGCTCGGCGCACGAGCCATGGCGCTGGAGAAACTCGGACGGAAGGACGAAGCACTGCGCGACTACACAGATGCCCTCGACCTGCAGCCCAATCACGTGAGCATCCGCAACAACCGCGGCAACGTCTACCGGGAAACCGGCAGGCTGAACGAGGCACTGGAAGACTACGCCGTGGCGCTACGCGGGAATCCCAAGAACGTGCCTTCGCTGAACGGGCGGGTGGATGTCTATCGCCGCAAGGGTGACCACGAAGCCGCGCTGAAAGCCTCCGAAGAAGCACTGCGTGCCGCCGGTCCCCAGGCCTCCATCTACAACTTCCGTGGTCTCGTTTATCGTGACATGAAGCAGGCGGACAAGGAACTCGCGGACATGAGCGAAGCCGTGCGACTCGATCCGGCCAATCTCACCTACCTGCGCAACCGGGGTCTGGCCTATGAAAGCAAGAAAGAATGGGACAAGGCCCTGCGCGATCTGGATGAAGCCATCCGCCTGAAGCCGGACGATGCGGAGGGATACCTGCTGCGAGGCGCTGTCTATGAGAACAAGGGTCAACTGGAGACCGCCCTGCGTGACCGTGAAATGGCCGTGAAGCTGGCTCCCAAATCCGCCGCTGCCTACACCGGCAGGGGCGCCACGAATCTGAAACTCAAGCAATGGGATCCGGCGCTCGCGGATTTCAGCAAGGCCCTTGAACTCAATCCGGACAGCGCCCATGCCCACACGGGACGCGCCGCTGCCTACCATGGAAAGGGCGATGTGAAGAACGCGACGGCAAGCCTCGACGAGGCCATCCGTCTGCAACCCAGTCACGCCGGCAACCAGAAGAACCGCGCCATCATGCACGCGAACATGGCTGAGTGGGCGCCGGCCATCGCAGGATTCTCCAAGGCCGTGCAACTCAATCCGAATGACCTCGATGGGCAACTGTGGCTGGTGCGCCTGCTGTCCGCGAGCCCGGACAACGCCGCGCGTGACGGCAGGAAGGCAGTCGAACTCGGCACGAAGCTTTGTGAAAAGCTCCAGTGGAACAGCGAGAGCGTGGATGTGCTGGCCGCCGCCTACGCGGAGACGGGCGACTTCGCGAACGCAGTGAAGTACGCGAAGCAGGCCCTCGCATCTGGCACCGCTGCTTCGCCCGAGCACAAGACGCGGATGGAGCAGCGGTTGAAGCTGTATGAAGCCGGCCAGCCGTACCGGATTGTGCCGTGA
- a CDS encoding DNA polymerase Y family protein, whose amino-acid sequence MSVSRTSIYAALWLPRFQLQAALRAWPDTPRGPLAVLDSDLTQSPAEAEKKGHVLHANPQAERAGIAAGMTPSQALARCHGLILRHRHPEEEMRAHADLLRCASHWTPHYESTAPGLCVMEVSRVRNMRGRLEASGANMRQWLAQCGLQAQVGFAGNLDMACLAARAATDVLVLQEQEKEGSETTLLHQLPLAVLQPSANVTEVLQLWGIRTLAELIKLPRADIAARLGMEGATLWDMAAGGRERLLRLVRPEVAYREVMELEYPVESLEPLLFLLRRMLDSLCGRLAEAWLVACEEKLTLKFENDEVHERSIQLAEPTRHAELLLRVLHTHLDGLTTASPIRVVTLELTASAPDARQSQLFQRGLRNPNRFAETLTQLEALLGAGNVGRPILLPSRRPGAFVLKNQVEVEAPVPALLSKDDTPLPEESITHGLPLRWRRPPCQITVQMNGGLPAAMLIPEGRLEIVQTNPCNLLSGDWWDRHAWQREIWEVAASNGALYQIAREKQGWVLDGMFG is encoded by the coding sequence ATGTCCGTTTCCCGCACCTCCATCTACGCCGCTCTGTGGCTGCCACGCTTCCAGCTGCAGGCAGCCTTGCGCGCGTGGCCGGACACTCCGCGTGGGCCGCTCGCGGTGTTGGATAGCGATTTGACCCAGTCCCCCGCCGAGGCGGAGAAGAAGGGGCACGTGCTCCATGCCAATCCGCAAGCGGAGCGCGCGGGCATCGCGGCAGGCATGACGCCTTCCCAGGCACTCGCGCGGTGCCACGGATTAATCCTGCGCCACCGCCATCCGGAAGAGGAGATGCGTGCGCATGCGGACCTGCTCCGCTGCGCCTCCCACTGGACGCCACATTACGAGTCCACCGCACCGGGACTCTGCGTCATGGAAGTTTCCCGCGTGCGGAACATGCGTGGACGCCTGGAAGCCAGTGGCGCGAACATGCGGCAGTGGCTCGCGCAATGTGGACTGCAGGCGCAGGTGGGTTTCGCGGGGAATCTCGACATGGCCTGCCTCGCCGCGCGTGCTGCTACGGACGTGCTGGTGCTGCAGGAGCAGGAGAAGGAGGGCAGCGAGACCACATTGCTGCACCAGTTGCCTCTCGCCGTTCTGCAACCCTCCGCCAACGTCACCGAGGTGCTGCAGCTTTGGGGCATTCGCACTCTGGCGGAGCTCATCAAGTTGCCGCGCGCCGACATCGCCGCGCGCCTGGGCATGGAGGGCGCAACCTTGTGGGACATGGCTGCGGGAGGACGCGAGCGGTTGCTGCGACTCGTGCGGCCAGAGGTGGCTTATCGCGAAGTCATGGAGCTGGAGTATCCCGTGGAGTCGCTGGAGCCGCTGCTTTTCCTCCTGCGCCGCATGTTGGACTCCCTCTGCGGCCGGCTGGCGGAGGCCTGGCTCGTCGCATGCGAGGAGAAGCTCACGCTGAAGTTCGAGAATGATGAAGTGCACGAGCGCAGCATCCAGCTCGCAGAGCCCACCCGTCATGCGGAGCTTCTCCTGCGCGTGTTGCACACGCATCTGGATGGGTTGACCACCGCATCGCCCATCCGCGTGGTCACACTGGAACTCACTGCCTCCGCGCCGGATGCGCGGCAGAGCCAGCTCTTCCAGCGTGGCCTGCGCAATCCCAACCGCTTCGCGGAAACACTCACCCAGCTTGAGGCCCTGCTCGGCGCGGGAAATGTGGGACGGCCCATCCTGCTGCCCAGCCGTCGGCCTGGTGCCTTTGTCTTGAAAAATCAGGTCGAGGTCGAGGCGCCGGTGCCAGCATTGCTATCCAAAGATGATACACCATTACCCGAGGAGAGCATCACCCATGGCCTGCCTCTGCGCTGGCGTCGTCCTCCGTGCCAGATCACCGTGCAGATGAACGGCGGGCTTCCTGCTGCCATGCTCATTCCGGAAGGCAGGCTGGAGATTGTACAGACGAATCCATGCAACCTGCTCTCCGGTGACTGGTGGGATCGCCATGCCTGGCAGCGCGAGATCTGGGAAGTGGCCGCGAGCAACGGCGCGCTGTATCAAATCGCGCGTGAGAAGCAGGGCTGGGTGCTCGACGGCATGTTCGGCTGA
- a CDS encoding phosphatidylserine/phosphatidylglycerophosphate/cardiolipin synthase family protein yields the protein MKAIRSIPCVLKAAAMVCLCAIPGCNSPKAFSGSGGGVKRTIQTIHVAGVKGIGTSVVRYPVSGTVRAAQQGTTLAGAWLHPGMGGLAKANRAQLPPAGTQPGMDVASFEALLDRKLQPRRAPGKVSLLIDGPEYFSRLSQLFREAREPVDVQLYIFDRDDFAVQMADELKQTSRRVPVRVLYDDLGSLQAGHTKPKTTPPAGFEPPADIAAYLKEGSRIRVRTLPNVALTSTHTKIITFGPSLAHIGGMNIGREYLSEWHDMMAEVRGPVVALLQAEVDHSWKRASLLGDWQHLLPSGGNSKDRPSSTSASIPTEKGAYDIRVFRTKPFDFEIQKVIHLAIDNARRRVWIENPYFTDDAIVRKLIAARERGVDVRVVLPVDANAKVLSENNEATAAVMFEHGIRVFVYPRMTHVKAGLFDGWAFIGSANYDRLSLRVNDEANIAYSDPAAVRELEQRLFLKDFRASKERKSPPPTDGLDHVAETAADAL from the coding sequence ATGAAAGCGATTCGTTCGATCCCCTGCGTGCTGAAGGCAGCTGCCATGGTCTGCCTGTGCGCGATCCCCGGCTGCAATTCCCCCAAAGCCTTTTCCGGCTCCGGCGGCGGGGTGAAGAGAACGATCCAGACCATCCATGTGGCCGGCGTAAAAGGAATCGGCACCAGCGTCGTCCGCTATCCCGTCTCCGGCACCGTCCGCGCTGCCCAACAGGGCACCACCCTCGCTGGAGCTTGGCTGCATCCCGGCATGGGCGGCCTAGCAAAAGCCAACCGCGCACAGCTACCACCTGCCGGGACGCAACCAGGCATGGATGTGGCCTCCTTCGAGGCACTGCTCGATCGCAAGCTCCAGCCTCGCCGTGCTCCGGGCAAAGTCAGCCTCTTGATTGATGGGCCGGAATATTTCTCCCGGCTCAGCCAGCTTTTCCGTGAGGCGCGAGAGCCGGTGGATGTGCAGTTGTACATCTTCGACCGGGATGACTTCGCTGTGCAGATGGCGGATGAACTCAAGCAAACCTCCCGGAGGGTGCCCGTGCGTGTGCTCTATGATGACCTTGGCAGTCTGCAGGCCGGGCATACCAAGCCCAAAACAACACCCCCTGCGGGATTCGAGCCACCGGCAGACATCGCAGCGTACCTGAAGGAAGGTTCTCGCATCCGGGTGCGCACGCTGCCCAACGTGGCGCTCACCTCCACGCACACGAAGATCATCACCTTCGGACCTTCCTTGGCGCACATCGGTGGCATGAACATCGGCAGGGAGTACCTTTCCGAATGGCATGACATGATGGCGGAAGTGCGCGGCCCTGTGGTGGCCCTGCTGCAGGCGGAAGTGGACCATTCCTGGAAACGCGCCTCGCTGCTGGGTGACTGGCAGCATCTCCTGCCATCCGGTGGAAATAGCAAAGACCGCCCTTCATCAACGTCAGCCTCCATCCCGACAGAGAAAGGCGCCTATGACATCCGCGTCTTCCGTACCAAGCCCTTCGACTTCGAAATCCAAAAAGTCATCCACCTGGCCATCGACAACGCCAGACGGCGGGTGTGGATCGAGAACCCCTACTTCACCGATGACGCCATCGTGAGGAAGCTCATCGCCGCCCGCGAGCGGGGCGTGGACGTGCGCGTGGTGCTGCCGGTCGATGCCAATGCAAAGGTGCTGAGTGAAAACAACGAGGCCACAGCCGCGGTGATGTTCGAGCATGGCATCCGTGTGTTTGTATACCCGCGCATGACGCATGTGAAGGCTGGGCTGTTTGACGGATGGGCCTTCATTGGCTCCGCCAACTACGACCGCCTGAGCCTGCGGGTGAATGACGAGGCCAATATCGCCTACTCCGATCCCGCTGCGGTGCGCGAGCTGGAGCAGCGCTTGTTCCTGAAGGATTTCCGAGCCAGCAAGGAGCGAAAATCTCCGCCGCCCACGGATGGCCTGGACCACGTGGCAGAGACGGCCGCTGACGCCCTGTAG
- a CDS encoding error-prone DNA polymerase: protein MPFVELHARSAFSFLRGSSHPESLVVRAQELGMGSIAVTDRDGLYGTARVHHKAEELEMKGIVGSEITMEDESVLPLLVYSQQGYQNLCRMLTRAKLRAPKGQSRVTWAELEEHAADLVALTGDAEGPLVRAIESRDRHAPMAVLNRLQRIFGGEDRLVIEVQRHRLRKDQRRIKALQELAERSDLPLVATNGVLYATMEGRLLHDAFTALRHHTILDDAGLRLAANSQHYLKSEKEMRELFADMPEAVDYSARIAEKAMSGFTLQDLGYKFPEYPVGDGHSQDSFLKERALEGARHRLGSLSQKLKDTLDGTTIRKQIEDELSLISELNFSGYFLVVWSIVEFCKKQGISVQGRGSAANSVVCFSLGITNANPTEHKLMFSRFLSRRQKSWPDIDLDLPSGDRRESVIQEMYRQFAPHGAAMTANVITYRGRSAMREMGKVIGLSEDVISRYSDYFANGDFQHTMGVREQIKNAGLPESHPRLPALLRLYHAAYGLPRHLGQHSGGMVLCTNGLDTIVPLEPASMPGRVVVQWDKDDCEDLGLVKVDLLGLGMMAVLEDTMTMCRARGEERAMELHRIPQDDPETYAMIQKADTVGVFQIESRAQMATLPRLKPKNFYDLVIEVAIIRPGPIVGKMVHPYLQRRAGREKVDCIHEKLEPVLGRTLGVPLFQEQVLEMSMKIAGFDGAQAEELRRALSFHRSEERMAKVMTKLYVGMDERKVEKSVQDRVAASIRSFALYGFPESHAISFALLAYASAWFRVHRLPEMTAALLNNQPMGFYSSSTLVRDAKLHGLRVLPACVTQSEHVCTVIDDSTIRLGLNQLRGVSKASSEKIVAERQRKPWESIEDFLLRCHLSRDERRVLAKSGALNTLTPHRRSALWEVEREREHDLFSHSAKLREEATGYANANVPTSDSPLLLMNPVERLAADYSAAGLTVGPHPMAIVREKVPEVMLAKHLPHGTHGQRVIIGGMVICRQRPGTAKGHVFVSLEDETGIANAFVPSPLFEARRLVITQEPFLRIIGRLQIVDDVTSVYALKVEPLIFPTTAGPKSHDFH from the coding sequence ATGCCTTTCGTGGAACTTCATGCCCGCAGTGCCTTCAGCTTCCTTCGTGGAAGCTCGCATCCGGAGTCCCTGGTGGTACGCGCCCAGGAACTCGGCATGGGCAGCATTGCGGTCACGGATCGCGATGGCCTGTACGGCACGGCGCGTGTGCATCACAAGGCGGAGGAACTGGAAATGAAAGGCATCGTGGGCTCTGAAATCACGATGGAAGATGAGAGCGTGCTGCCCTTGCTGGTTTACTCGCAGCAGGGTTATCAGAACCTCTGCCGCATGCTGACCCGCGCCAAGCTGCGCGCTCCGAAAGGCCAGAGCCGCGTGACCTGGGCGGAACTGGAGGAGCACGCCGCGGATCTCGTCGCGCTCACCGGAGATGCCGAGGGACCACTCGTGCGCGCCATTGAAAGCCGGGATCGCCACGCGCCCATGGCAGTGCTCAACCGGTTGCAGCGCATCTTTGGCGGCGAAGATCGGCTTGTCATCGAAGTGCAGCGGCATCGCCTGCGCAAGGACCAGCGCCGCATCAAAGCATTGCAGGAGCTGGCTGAACGCAGCGACCTGCCCCTCGTCGCCACCAATGGCGTGCTCTATGCCACGATGGAAGGACGGCTGCTGCATGATGCTTTCACCGCCTTGCGCCACCACACGATTCTGGATGATGCCGGGCTGAGGCTCGCAGCCAATTCCCAGCACTACCTGAAGAGTGAAAAGGAGATGCGCGAGCTCTTCGCAGACATGCCTGAGGCCGTGGACTATTCGGCGCGCATCGCGGAGAAGGCGATGTCAGGCTTCACCTTGCAGGACCTCGGGTATAAGTTTCCTGAGTATCCTGTGGGGGATGGGCATTCTCAGGATTCCTTCCTGAAGGAAAGAGCACTCGAAGGAGCTCGCCATCGCCTCGGGTCGCTCTCGCAGAAGCTCAAGGACACTCTGGATGGAACCACCATCCGGAAGCAGATCGAGGATGAACTCAGCTTGATTAGTGAGTTGAACTTCAGTGGTTATTTCCTCGTGGTGTGGAGCATCGTGGAGTTCTGTAAAAAGCAGGGCATCTCGGTGCAGGGGCGTGGCAGTGCCGCGAACAGCGTCGTCTGTTTTTCCCTCGGCATTACCAATGCCAACCCCACGGAGCACAAGCTGATGTTCTCCCGTTTCCTGAGCCGGCGCCAGAAAAGCTGGCCGGACATCGACCTTGATCTTCCCAGCGGCGATCGTCGCGAAAGTGTCATCCAGGAGATGTACCGGCAATTCGCACCGCACGGCGCGGCCATGACGGCGAATGTCATCACCTATCGCGGTCGCAGCGCCATGCGGGAGATGGGCAAGGTCATCGGTTTGTCGGAGGATGTCATCTCACGCTACTCGGACTACTTCGCCAATGGTGACTTCCAGCACACCATGGGTGTGCGTGAGCAGATCAAGAATGCGGGCCTTCCCGAAAGCCATCCTCGCCTGCCTGCACTGCTGCGCCTGTATCACGCTGCCTATGGCCTGCCACGTCATCTGGGGCAGCACAGCGGCGGCATGGTGCTTTGTACGAACGGTCTGGATACCATCGTGCCCCTTGAGCCTGCCTCCATGCCAGGACGCGTGGTCGTGCAGTGGGACAAGGATGACTGTGAAGACCTCGGTCTCGTGAAGGTGGACCTGCTCGGCCTCGGCATGATGGCCGTGCTGGAGGACACCATGACCATGTGCCGGGCGCGCGGTGAGGAGCGTGCCATGGAATTGCACCGCATCCCGCAAGACGATCCAGAGACCTATGCCATGATCCAGAAGGCAGATACGGTCGGAGTGTTCCAGATCGAGAGCCGCGCCCAGATGGCCACGTTGCCACGCCTGAAGCCGAAGAACTTTTATGACCTCGTCATCGAAGTCGCCATCATCCGGCCCGGACCCATTGTGGGGAAGATGGTGCACCCGTATCTGCAGCGGCGCGCAGGCAGGGAGAAGGTGGACTGCATCCATGAAAAACTTGAGCCTGTGCTCGGGCGCACTCTGGGCGTGCCGCTGTTCCAGGAACAGGTGCTGGAGATGTCCATGAAGATCGCAGGTTTCGATGGCGCCCAGGCGGAGGAGTTGCGCCGCGCCTTAAGTTTTCATCGCTCGGAAGAGCGCATGGCAAAGGTCATGACAAAACTCTACGTCGGCATGGATGAACGAAAGGTGGAGAAGTCTGTTCAAGACCGTGTCGCGGCCTCCATCCGCTCCTTCGCGCTGTATGGATTCCCGGAGTCCCACGCCATCAGCTTCGCTCTATTAGCGTATGCCAGCGCGTGGTTCCGTGTGCATCGGCTTCCAGAGATGACGGCAGCGCTGCTCAATAACCAGCCCATGGGGTTCTATTCCTCCTCCACTTTGGTGCGCGATGCCAAGCTGCATGGCCTGCGCGTGCTGCCGGCGTGCGTGACACAGTCCGAACACGTCTGCACGGTCATCGATGACAGCACCATCCGTCTTGGATTGAATCAACTGCGCGGCGTGAGCAAGGCGTCCTCAGAGAAGATCGTCGCAGAGCGGCAGCGCAAGCCATGGGAGAGCATCGAAGACTTCCTGCTGCGCTGCCATCTGTCACGTGATGAACGCCGTGTGCTGGCCAAGTCTGGTGCGTTGAACACACTCACACCCCATCGCCGCTCTGCCCTCTGGGAAGTGGAGCGCGAGCGGGAGCATGACCTCTTTTCCCACAGCGCAAAGCTTCGTGAAGAAGCCACCGGTTATGCCAATGCCAACGTCCCTACCAGTGACTCACCTCTGCTCCTCATGAATCCGGTGGAGCGCTTGGCGGCAGACTACAGCGCCGCAGGATTAACCGTGGGACCACATCCCATGGCAATCGTACGAGAGAAGGTGCCGGAGGTCATGCTCGCGAAGCATCTACCCCACGGCACGCACGGACAACGTGTCATCATCGGTGGCATGGTCATCTGTCGTCAGAGACCCGGCACTGCGAAGGGACACGTCTTCGTCAGCCTCGAAGATGAAACGGGTATCGCCAATGCCTTCGTGCCTTCACCGCTCTTCGAAGCAAGGCGTCTGGTCATTACCCAGGAGCCCTTCCTACGCATCATTGGACGACTGCAGATCGTGGATGACGTGACCTCTGTGTACGCCTTGAAAGTGGAGCCACTGATATTCCCCACAACCGCCGGGCCGAAGTCACATGACTTCCATTAG
- a CDS encoding NAD(P)/FAD-dependent oxidoreductase, whose amino-acid sequence MSLYDVIIIGGGPGGSTAGSALAQQGKKVLILEREKFPRFHVGESLIPFGNEELRAIGVWDRLTKSNFVPKLGAEFVLGNSTAGIQIVFGKHLPPHYAQTFQVERSRFDNILIDHAASSGCEVWQETLVQSFEVNDDGAKVVCKRGDQTIELQSRWLLDASGRDAFVGKRMNLPKDDLGMPKKFATFAHFKGVKRNDPPADGYITIVRLDFGWFWMIPLDDVKTSIGLVQTLEHYKATGLKPNECFEKVVASYPEIRRRMENAERVGDYNVVSDYTYRYEVNAGNRWLLIGDAAGFIDPIFSSGVMLSIKSGYLAAKKVIAADQAGTALSLNEQRAYTKKVGQMSKVFLRMIKMFYDRNGFEVFMTPAPDPQMEWAVFNLVAGNTDFGWWLRLKVQMFYAICAIQKYFPIVPRLDYSERAVAQPVQAAA is encoded by the coding sequence ATGAGTTTGTATGATGTCATCATCATTGGCGGCGGCCCTGGCGGCAGCACGGCGGGCAGCGCACTGGCGCAACAGGGCAAAAAAGTGCTGATCCTCGAGCGCGAAAAGTTCCCACGGTTTCATGTGGGCGAGTCCCTGATTCCCTTTGGAAATGAAGAGCTGCGCGCCATCGGCGTGTGGGATCGGCTCACGAAGTCGAATTTCGTGCCGAAACTGGGGGCGGAGTTCGTGTTAGGCAATTCCACCGCCGGGATCCAGATCGTTTTCGGCAAGCACCTGCCTCCGCACTACGCGCAGACCTTTCAGGTGGAGCGTTCACGGTTCGATAACATCCTCATCGACCACGCCGCCTCGTCCGGCTGCGAAGTGTGGCAGGAGACGCTGGTGCAGTCGTTCGAGGTGAATGACGACGGCGCCAAAGTTGTCTGCAAGCGCGGTGACCAGACCATTGAACTGCAGTCCCGCTGGCTGCTTGATGCGAGTGGCCGCGATGCCTTTGTGGGCAAGCGCATGAACCTTCCCAAGGACGACCTCGGTATGCCGAAGAAGTTCGCCACCTTCGCTCACTTCAAGGGCGTGAAGCGCAATGACCCCCCGGCGGATGGTTATATCACGATCGTGCGTCTCGATTTCGGCTGGTTCTGGATGATTCCACTGGATGATGTGAAAACCTCCATCGGCCTTGTGCAGACGCTGGAGCATTACAAGGCCACGGGTTTGAAGCCGAACGAGTGCTTCGAGAAAGTGGTGGCGTCCTATCCTGAAATCCGCCGTCGCATGGAGAATGCCGAGCGGGTGGGGGATTACAACGTGGTCAGCGACTACACGTACCGCTACGAAGTGAACGCTGGAAACCGCTGGCTGCTCATCGGTGATGCGGCGGGTTTCATTGACCCCATCTTCTCCTCGGGTGTGATGCTTTCCATCAAGTCTGGATATCTCGCGGCGAAGAAAGTTATCGCAGCGGACCAGGCAGGGACGGCGCTGTCGCTCAATGAGCAGAGGGCCTACACGAAAAAGGTCGGCCAGATGAGCAAGGTCTTCCTGCGCATGATCAAGATGTTCTACGACCGGAATGGCTTCGAGGTCTTCATGACCCCGGCTCCGGATCCGCAGATGGAGTGGGCCGTCTTCAACCTCGTGGCCGGCAACACCGACTTCGGCTGGTGGCTACGCCTCAAGGTGCAGATGTTCTACGCCATCTGCGCCATCCAGAAGTACTTCCCCATCGTCCCGCGCCTGGACTATTCCGAGCGTGCCGTGGCCCAGCCTGTGCAGGCAGCGGCATGA